A portion of the Babylonia areolata isolate BAREFJ2019XMU chromosome 4, ASM4173473v1, whole genome shotgun sequence genome contains these proteins:
- the LOC143281716 gene encoding uncharacterized protein LOC143281716 — MKFLPSAWHQTYPVRQCRGDWCQCYFQAKPRHKHPDRHLHCHVHSGQLRPNFSDTVPVDVFVFQSQSEARARRMTSGLTDVQTTLDHHPELKRSVVVAECWAQRVDSVGYLPGQKKTVAKEDTVVVQERVMGQTQVVEYHDDGTQEEEEDVRQVRREHPVLARLVDFVRSGTGDLRALSYLKAVLDTSGMYHVTCVAFRGADRDGRRGQTSQEDVPDGCCTITSSCCYSCQPLEPSAPQLPEVTASEVVGPTAPEPEVEPTAPEPEVEEPAAPEEEDYPPPPYCECVDTSGGMQRPPPYRRYEDPPPPYSAVDAG, encoded by the coding sequence ATGAAATTCCTGCCCTCAGCTTGGCACCAGACCTACCCCGTCAGGCAGTGTCGAGGGGACTGGTGCCAGTGCTATTTCCAGGCCAAGCCACGGCACAAACACCCTGACCGCCACCTTCACTGCCACGTCCACAGCGGGCAGCTGAGGCCCAACTTCTCCGACACCGTCCCGGTGGACGTCTTCGTGTTCCAGTCCCAATCGGAGGCCCGAGCCAGAAGGATGACCTCCGGGCTGACAGACGTGCAGACGACGCTCGATCACCACCCAGAGCTGAAGAGAAGCGTGGTGGTGGCTGAGTGCTGGGCCCAGAGGGTGGACTCTGTCGGGTACCTTCCGGGCCAGAAGAAAACCGTGGCCAAGGAAGACACGGTGGTGGTGCAAGAGCGCGTCATGGGACAGACCCAGGTCGTGGAATACCACGACGACGGcactcaggaggaggaggaggacgtcaGGCAGGTCCGACGGGAGCATCCCGTGCTGGCGAGACTGGTGGACTTCGTCCGGAGTGGGACCGGGGATCTGAGGGCCCTGTCCTACCTGAAGGCCGTGCTGGACACTTCCGGCATGTATCACGTGACGTGTGTCGCTTTCCGTGGCGCTGACCGAGACGGGCGGCGCGGACAGACTTCTCAGGAGGATGTGCCTGACGGCTGCTGCACCATCACCTCCTCCTGCTGCTACTCCTGCCAGCCTCTGGAGCCCTCCGCGCCGCAGCTGCCAGAAGTAACTGCCTCGGAAGTGGTGGGACCCACCGCACCGGAACCGGAAGTGGAACCCACCGCACCGGAACCAGAAGTGGAGGAACCTGCGGCGCCGGAAGAGGAAGACTATCCTCCGCCCCCGTATTGCGAGTGCGTGGACACAAGCGGAGGGATGCAGCGACCTCCGCCTTACCGGCGATACGAGGACCCGCCGCCTCCGTACAGCGCTGTTGATGCCGGATGA